One region of Streptomyces capillispiralis genomic DNA includes:
- a CDS encoding YfjP family GTPase, with protein MTAVTDQDHTEHPDHSEHPDPADHPAHSDHSERPERSNPSDHSEHSDHHQARHDHSERPGRDAVRAEAMSPWDDGLIARRVNGGGEEEQRAVRESRASGPQTVTPLAYDPQLGSRLDALRELVGLSRARLDHRTLAQAGRVLEESSARRRLSGQHTVVAIAGATGSGKSQLFNALAGVPISETGVRRPTTAAPIACSWSDGAAGLIERLGIPPRLRRRPLQATTDADERLRGLVLVDLPDHDSAAVQHREQVDRVLGLVDAVIWVVDPEKYADAMLHERYLRPMAAHAEVMFVVLNQTDRLPGEAAEQVLDDLRRLLDEDGIVLGEYGEPGTSVLGLSALTGDGVGELREALGRFVAERGAPARRISADVDITAARLWPVYAARRRTGLSEEAREEFADRLADAVGATAAGEAAERAWLRNANRACGTPWLRLWRWCQERREPSTGRLALRGQPDEEVTARQRVEQAVRTVADRASAGLPAPWAQAVREAAARGSQGLPEALDELAVRAGLPPGRPPRPGWWPVAVLAQASMTILQFVGGLWLLGQIAGVMAPNLGVPVLLMVIGIVGGPLIEWSCRMAARGPARRYGLEAERRLREAASGCGRARVLDPVAAELLRYREVREQYGRVAGVPTGTGTGTGVGVGVGAGGR; from the coding sequence GTGACCGCCGTCACTGACCAGGACCACACCGAGCACCCCGATCACTCCGAGCACCCTGATCCCGCCGATCACCCCGCGCACTCGGATCACTCCGAGCGCCCTGAGCGCTCCAATCCCTCTGATCACTCAGAGCACTCTGATCACCACCAGGCGCGTCACGATCACTCCGAGCGGCCCGGGCGCGACGCCGTGCGTGCGGAGGCCATGAGCCCCTGGGACGACGGGCTGATCGCGCGGCGGGTGAACGGCGGCGGCGAGGAGGAGCAGCGCGCGGTGAGGGAGTCCCGGGCGTCCGGGCCGCAGACCGTGACCCCACTGGCGTACGACCCGCAGCTGGGGTCGCGTCTCGACGCGCTGCGCGAGCTGGTGGGGCTCTCCCGCGCCCGGCTCGACCACCGGACCCTCGCCCAGGCGGGCCGGGTCCTCGAGGAGTCCTCCGCGCGGCGCAGGCTCTCCGGGCAGCACACCGTCGTCGCCATCGCCGGCGCCACCGGCAGCGGCAAGTCACAGCTGTTCAACGCGCTGGCCGGAGTCCCCATTTCGGAGACCGGCGTACGGCGGCCGACCACCGCCGCGCCCATCGCGTGCAGCTGGAGCGACGGCGCGGCGGGCCTCATCGAACGCCTCGGCATCCCGCCCCGGCTCAGGCGGCGGCCCCTGCAGGCCACGACGGACGCCGACGAGCGGCTGCGCGGGCTGGTCCTGGTCGACCTGCCCGACCACGACTCGGCGGCCGTGCAGCACCGGGAGCAGGTGGACCGCGTGCTGGGGCTGGTCGACGCGGTCATCTGGGTCGTCGACCCGGAGAAGTACGCCGACGCCATGCTGCACGAGCGCTATCTGCGGCCCATGGCGGCCCACGCGGAGGTCATGTTCGTCGTCCTCAACCAGACCGACCGGCTGCCGGGGGAGGCCGCCGAGCAGGTCCTGGACGATCTGCGGCGGCTGCTCGACGAGGACGGGATCGTGCTGGGGGAGTACGGCGAGCCCGGCACGAGCGTGCTGGGCCTGTCCGCGCTGACCGGGGACGGGGTGGGGGAACTGCGGGAGGCGCTCGGCCGGTTCGTGGCCGAGCGCGGGGCCCCGGCCCGCCGGATCTCCGCGGACGTGGACATCACGGCGGCCCGGTTGTGGCCGGTGTACGCGGCACGCCGGCGCACCGGGCTGAGCGAGGAGGCGCGGGAGGAGTTCGCGGACCGGCTCGCGGACGCCGTGGGTGCCACGGCGGCGGGCGAGGCGGCCGAACGCGCCTGGCTGCGCAACGCCAACCGTGCCTGCGGCACGCCCTGGCTGCGGCTGTGGCGCTGGTGCCAGGAGCGGCGCGAGCCGTCCACCGGGCGGCTGGCGCTGCGGGGGCAGCCCGACGAGGAGGTGACGGCGCGGCAGCGGGTGGAGCAGGCGGTGCGCACGGTGGCGGACCGTGCCTCGGCCGGGCTTCCTGCGCCCTGGGCGCAGGCGGTGCGCGAGGCGGCCGCCCGCGGCTCCCAGGGGCTGCCGGAGGCGCTGGACGAGCTGGCCGTCCGGGCGGGACTGCCGCCGGGGAGGCCGCCGCGACCGGGGTGGTGGCCCGTGGCCGTGCTCGCCCAGGCGTCGATGACGATCCTTCAGTTCGTGGGCGGGCTGTGGCTGCTGGGCCAGATCGCCGGGGTCATGGCGCCGAACCTGGGGGTGCCGGTGCTGCTGATGGTGATCGGCATCGTGGGCGGGCCGCTCATCGAGTGGAGCTGCCGCATGGCGGCCCGGGGGCCGGCCCGCCGGTACGGGCTGGAGGCGGAGAGACGGTTGCGGGAGGCGGCCTCGGGGTGCGGCCGGGCCCGCGTACTGGACCCGGTGGCGGCGGAGTTGCTGCGGTACCGGGAGGTCAGGGAGCAGTACGGACGGGTCGCGGGAGTGCCGACGGGGACGGGGACGGGGACAGGCGTGGGGGTGGGGGTGGGGGCCGGGGGGAGGTAG
- a CDS encoding single-stranded DNA-binding protein has product MNETMVCVVGNVATRPVYRETASGPAARFRMAVTSRYWDRERNAWADGHTNFFTVWANRQLATNAAASLSVGEPVIVQGRLKVRTETREGQQGWMSADIDAVALGHDLARGTTAFRRAQRPEPASVTDRSEPNWESPRPDSPAKDADAAQQAPQPAAVT; this is encoded by the coding sequence ATGAACGAGACGATGGTGTGCGTGGTGGGAAACGTGGCGACGCGGCCGGTGTACCGGGAGACGGCGTCCGGCCCGGCGGCGAGGTTCCGGATGGCGGTCACCTCCCGGTACTGGGACCGGGAGAGGAACGCCTGGGCGGACGGGCACACCAACTTCTTCACGGTGTGGGCCAACCGCCAGCTCGCCACCAACGCGGCGGCGTCGCTGTCGGTGGGCGAACCGGTGATCGTCCAGGGCCGGCTGAAGGTGCGCACGGAGACGCGTGAGGGGCAGCAGGGCTGGATGTCGGCGGACATCGACGCGGTCGCGCTCGGCCACGACCTCGCCCGGGGCACGACCGCCTTCCGCCGCGCGCAGCGACCGGAACCGGCTTCGGTGACGGATCGTTCCGAGCCCAACTGGGAGAGCCCGCGGCCGGATTCGCCGGCCAAGGACGCCGACGCGGCACAACAGGCGCCGCAACCGGCCGCGGTGACGTGA
- a CDS encoding Cys-Gln thioester bond-forming surface protein, whose product MFASFSAWSARGRGSARITAGTLVSGLVTTAVLAGAGTATADDGDATEPGHSGAAATIAGLKTYGAAVIHGATGDQQVSAGLFEMSVEGGGMLQTYCVDIHTPTQKDAKYHETAWSGTSLGANDDADRIHWILRNSYPQVNDLAALAKKAGVRGQLTEQDAAAGTQVAIWRHSDGVDVDAVDPQAEQLADYLHKSARNQPEPKASLTLDPPAVSGRPGERIGPVTVRTDARGATILPPADAATSGVRIVDRDGEPVTTAADGGQIFFEVPEDAAAATAELTVQASTTVPVGRAFVSDSRSQTQILAGSSESTVSATASATWALQGAIPALSARENCAKGGVDVTVANQDDEPFTFELAGAEHTVAGGASRTVTVALSEDQPYDFTVKGPGGFEQRFTGMLDCLTRAAEIGTTTHTLTGSSPAPVDGTPTDTNLAETGAAAVTPWIAGTAIALVVLGGAGLVVTRRRSSASGD is encoded by the coding sequence GTGTTTGCTTCGTTCTCCGCGTGGTCCGCGCGCGGACGTGGGTCGGCCCGCATCACCGCGGGGACGCTGGTGTCCGGTCTCGTCACCACCGCCGTACTGGCCGGCGCCGGTACTGCGACCGCCGACGACGGTGACGCGACGGAACCGGGCCACAGCGGAGCCGCCGCGACCATAGCCGGGCTCAAGACCTACGGCGCGGCCGTGATCCACGGCGCCACCGGCGACCAGCAGGTGTCCGCGGGCCTGTTCGAGATGTCCGTCGAGGGCGGCGGCATGCTGCAGACGTACTGCGTCGACATCCACACGCCCACCCAGAAGGACGCCAAGTACCACGAGACCGCCTGGAGCGGGACCTCGCTGGGCGCCAACGACGACGCGGACAGGATCCACTGGATCCTGCGGAACTCCTACCCGCAGGTGAACGACCTGGCGGCGCTCGCGAAGAAGGCGGGCGTGCGCGGCCAGCTCACCGAGCAGGACGCGGCGGCGGGCACCCAGGTGGCCATCTGGCGCCACTCCGACGGTGTGGACGTGGACGCCGTCGACCCCCAGGCCGAGCAGCTCGCCGACTATCTGCACAAGAGTGCCCGCAACCAGCCGGAGCCGAAGGCCTCGCTGACCCTGGACCCGCCGGCGGTCTCCGGCCGTCCGGGCGAGCGGATCGGCCCGGTGACGGTGCGCACGGACGCGCGCGGCGCGACGATCCTGCCGCCCGCGGACGCCGCCACCAGCGGGGTGCGGATCGTGGACCGCGACGGCGAGCCCGTCACGACCGCGGCCGACGGCGGCCAGATCTTCTTCGAGGTCCCCGAGGACGCGGCCGCGGCCACCGCGGAGCTCACCGTGCAGGCCTCGACCACGGTGCCCGTGGGCCGTGCCTTCGTCTCCGACAGCCGCAGCCAGACGCAGATCCTGGCCGGCTCCAGCGAGTCCACCGTCTCGGCGACCGCGAGCGCCACCTGGGCGCTGCAAGGCGCGATACCCGCGCTGTCCGCCCGCGAGAACTGCGCCAAGGGCGGTGTGGACGTCACCGTCGCCAACCAGGACGACGAGCCGTTCACCTTCGAGCTGGCGGGTGCCGAGCACACCGTCGCGGGCGGCGCGTCCCGCACGGTGACGGTCGCGCTGAGCGAGGACCAGCCGTACGACTTCACGGTCAAGGGGCCGGGTGGCTTCGAGCAGCGGTTCACCGGCATGCTCGACTGCCTGACCCGGGCCGCCGAGATCGGCACCACCACCCACACCCTCACCGGGTCGAGCCCCGCTCCCGTCGACGGCACGCCCACCGACACCAACCTCGCGGAGACCGGCGCCGCCGCCGTCACCCCGTGGATCGCCGGCACCGCCATCGCCCTGGTCGTGCTCGGCGGGGCCGGCCTGGTCGTCACCCGCCGCAGGAGCTCAGCCTCCGGCGACTGA
- a CDS encoding DUF6924 domain-containing protein — MPLPVPEDLTSMVLRTDFDDEAAWLAVRTAIDAADGHQHATYVSHPRFAGISIETLIDEASAAEDDDHPGYVFLADAITMTNPSVPLLAVDLHDEPGRQFRVPAQWYPEISANLSIANMDFADFADEVDDSGTFRGWRD; from the coding sequence ATGCCCCTGCCCGTCCCGGAAGACCTGACCTCGATGGTCCTGCGAACCGACTTCGACGACGAGGCGGCCTGGCTCGCCGTGCGGACGGCGATCGACGCGGCGGACGGACACCAGCACGCCACGTACGTGAGCCATCCCCGCTTCGCCGGGATCAGCATCGAGACGCTGATCGACGAGGCCTCGGCCGCCGAGGACGACGATCACCCCGGCTACGTGTTCCTCGCCGACGCGATCACCATGACCAACCCTTCGGTCCCGCTCCTGGCTGTCGATCTCCATGACGAGCCCGGGCGGCAGTTCCGCGTCCCGGCCCAGTGGTATCCCGAGATCTCAGCCAACCTCAGCATTGCCAACATGGACTTCGCCGACTTCGCCGACGAGGTGGACGACTCGGGGACGTTCCGCGGCTGGCGGGACTGA
- a CDS encoding HIT family protein: MTAEAADVTPGNGGVSRAECPFCAILEGRAPAKVVRSWPDSLAIAPLTAVTAGHTLVIPRIHVADVGVDPAVSAATMRRAAELASEIGSCNIITSRGELATQSVFHLHLHVLPRRPRDGLALPWSSGSGEWMLREKVAGASDIAMPAAFQVLPMG, translated from the coding sequence GTGACGGCAGAGGCAGCAGATGTGACGCCGGGGAACGGCGGCGTATCGCGCGCGGAGTGCCCCTTCTGCGCGATCCTGGAGGGGCGGGCACCGGCCAAGGTGGTCCGGAGCTGGCCCGATTCGCTGGCGATCGCGCCGCTGACCGCCGTAACCGCCGGCCACACCCTGGTCATACCCAGAATTCACGTGGCGGATGTGGGTGTCGATCCGGCGGTCTCTGCCGCCACTATGCGGCGCGCTGCCGAACTGGCGTCCGAAATTGGATCCTGCAACATCATCACGTCGCGCGGGGAGTTGGCGACACAGTCGGTCTTCCATCTCCATTTGCACGTTCTTCCCCGCCGCCCTCGGGACGGACTCGCTCTGCCTTGGTCGTCCGGCAGTGGTGAGTGGATGCTCCGAGAGAAGGTGGCAGGCGCATCTGATATCGCGATGCCCGCCGCGTTTCAGGTGCTTCCCATGGGATAA
- a CDS encoding DNA-binding protein produces MAYEEKSWADPSLKPGIMSWPLVSAPVFDGESREALSHFSSLFAECRNLGQSFGPAVVTQILVTSMNAMRGLARSATRDTDRQAVLRLAARFAEYTGWMSQEAGDDRASLWWTDRAVALANAGGDPEFAAYTQVRRADVALYRMDGRATVDYTRAAEEASRSTRIRGLAAQRRAQGHALLGEDAECFLALDRATELLSRAARESETDSSGEPVIGSMHLAQLADFVAGWCLHDLGRTEEAVGRLAGGLDAIPVHARRARARYAARLALALAEAGELQSACSVVEAVTSSVSVVDSATIRADLQRLARRLHRRPRDPDARLAAARIAAALNTESR; encoded by the coding sequence GTGGCGTACGAGGAGAAATCATGGGCCGACCCGTCGCTCAAGCCGGGCATCATGTCCTGGCCGCTGGTTTCCGCCCCCGTATTCGACGGTGAATCCCGGGAAGCGCTGTCTCACTTCTCCTCCCTGTTCGCCGAATGCCGAAATCTTGGTCAGTCGTTCGGGCCGGCGGTTGTCACGCAGATTCTCGTGACGTCTATGAACGCGATGCGCGGACTTGCCCGTTCGGCGACGCGGGACACCGACCGGCAGGCGGTCCTGCGGCTGGCCGCCCGTTTCGCCGAGTACACGGGCTGGATGAGCCAGGAGGCCGGTGACGACAGGGCGTCCCTCTGGTGGACCGACCGCGCGGTGGCCCTGGCGAACGCCGGCGGGGATCCGGAGTTCGCCGCGTACACCCAGGTCCGCAGGGCGGATGTCGCGCTGTACCGGATGGACGGACGGGCGACAGTGGACTACACGCGCGCCGCGGAGGAAGCGTCGCGCAGTACCCGGATCCGAGGCCTCGCCGCGCAGCGCAGGGCGCAGGGGCACGCTCTCTTGGGCGAGGACGCCGAGTGTTTCCTCGCCCTGGACCGGGCCACGGAGCTGCTGAGCCGCGCGGCCCGGGAGAGCGAGACGGACTCGTCCGGCGAGCCGGTCATCGGAAGCATGCATCTGGCCCAGCTGGCCGACTTCGTCGCGGGGTGGTGTCTGCATGACCTCGGCCGTACGGAAGAGGCGGTGGGGCGGCTCGCGGGCGGGCTGGACGCGATCCCCGTTCACGCCCGCCGGGCACGGGCGCGTTACGCGGCCCGGCTCGCCCTGGCCCTCGCCGAGGCCGGTGAGTTGCAGTCCGCCTGTTCGGTCGTCGAGGCGGTGACCTCCTCGGTGTCGGTGGTCGACTCTGCCACCATCCGCGCCGACCTCCAGCGGCTGGCGCGCAGGCTCCATCGCCGGCCGCGTGATCCGGATGCTCGGCTCGCCGCGGCCCGTATCGCCGCGGCGCTGAACACGGAAAGCCGCTGA
- a CDS encoding toll/interleukin-1 receptor domain-containing protein has translation MAGIFINYRTGDGDKAAELVDRELVDVFGEGRVFRDRRSMPEGTNFPPALLAELLDCTVLLVLIGPNWLTIRDEKTMERRIDTPGDYVRVEITAAIEHHKIIIPVLLDTPFPEEEEIPKPIVGIRDRQAAHLRAGYSHHDLPILVERLKEFVPEVKKKRGEDTGRTEIKIRNKRGATSIYGDATYNEGRSGQINGDL, from the coding sequence ATGGCCGGAATCTTCATCAACTACAGGACAGGCGACGGTGACAAGGCGGCAGAACTGGTCGACCGAGAACTCGTCGACGTGTTCGGGGAGGGCCGGGTTTTCCGTGACCGCCGGAGCATGCCGGAGGGGACGAATTTCCCCCCGGCGCTCCTCGCGGAACTGCTGGACTGCACTGTTCTCCTGGTCCTGATCGGACCGAACTGGCTCACGATCCGCGACGAGAAGACCATGGAGCGCCGGATCGACACGCCCGGTGACTACGTGCGTGTCGAGATCACGGCAGCGATCGAACACCACAAGATCATCATTCCGGTGCTCCTCGACACCCCGTTCCCCGAGGAGGAGGAGATTCCGAAGCCTATCGTCGGGATCCGTGACCGGCAGGCGGCGCACCTCCGCGCGGGATATTCCCATCACGACCTCCCCATTCTCGTGGAGCGGCTCAAGGAATTCGTCCCCGAGGTGAAGAAAAAGCGGGGCGAGGACACGGGACGCACCGAAATAAAGATTCGCAACAAGCGAGGTGCGACCTCGATCTATGGAGACGCCACCTACAACGAGGGGCGTTCCGGACAGATAAACGGGGATCTGTGA
- a CDS encoding OmpA family protein: MTTSPVRRLATALLLPTLMAGLLSGCGIADSLDKAKCDWMTERADGTSPGPAGHTLILVDASASVRGTTQRSAGVDHSDVVGEKAADWLKDAGTVSVAAFGGDARDLRWSARNWSATPLADDEGGQERQRKSVPECVGRAVADAQKTVPARGGSDILGAMREASAALGSAEGPRRLIVLTDGLSTTGCADLTQARFADKAERDAIIDVCLDTREMAPDTLASVQTVLVGLGRTARDEPQAMPAHTEWLGELWKGICAAAHPQPDRDDCVLNDVTPTDSRGTEASLERPSEPKVDFPQRVYRMAGLRALFDPGSAELRPAAIAQLTKIAVELRAEKGARFLVYGYVDPRGGSANNRSLSQARADAVRDELTGLGVRDVTALGKGVAVGCPGARGELTTKQKLQCDRRVDIRVVR, encoded by the coding sequence ATGACCACCTCACCGGTGAGGAGACTCGCCACCGCGCTGCTCCTCCCCACTCTCATGGCCGGATTGCTCAGCGGCTGCGGAATCGCCGACTCCCTCGACAAGGCCAAGTGCGACTGGATGACCGAGCGGGCGGACGGGACATCGCCCGGCCCGGCCGGGCACACCCTGATCCTCGTCGATGCCTCGGCCTCCGTGCGGGGGACCACACAGCGGTCCGCAGGGGTGGACCACAGCGATGTCGTCGGCGAGAAGGCCGCCGACTGGCTCAAGGACGCGGGCACCGTGTCGGTTGCCGCCTTCGGAGGCGACGCGCGCGACCTCCGGTGGAGTGCCCGGAACTGGAGCGCGACGCCCCTCGCGGACGACGAGGGAGGCCAGGAACGTCAGCGGAAGAGCGTGCCCGAATGCGTGGGGCGGGCGGTGGCCGACGCGCAGAAGACGGTGCCCGCCCGCGGGGGGAGCGACATCCTGGGGGCCATGCGCGAGGCGAGCGCCGCGCTCGGCTCCGCCGAGGGCCCCCGAAGGCTGATCGTTCTCACCGACGGGCTGTCCACGACCGGGTGCGCGGATCTCACCCAGGCGCGCTTCGCGGACAAGGCCGAGCGGGACGCGATCATCGATGTGTGTCTCGACACGCGGGAGATGGCGCCCGACACGCTGGCCTCCGTACAGACAGTCCTGGTGGGGCTGGGACGGACAGCCCGGGATGAACCCCAGGCGATGCCCGCGCACACGGAGTGGCTCGGCGAGCTGTGGAAGGGCATCTGCGCGGCAGCCCACCCGCAGCCGGACCGGGACGACTGTGTCCTGAACGACGTCACGCCGACGGACTCGCGCGGGACGGAGGCCTCCCTTGAGCGCCCCTCCGAACCGAAGGTGGATTTCCCGCAACGCGTGTACAGGATGGCGGGATTACGGGCGCTCTTCGATCCCGGATCCGCCGAGTTGCGACCGGCGGCGATCGCGCAGCTCACGAAGATCGCCGTCGAGCTGCGCGCCGAGAAGGGGGCTCGCTTCCTGGTCTACGGCTACGTCGACCCGCGCGGCGGCTCCGCCAACAACCGCAGCCTGTCACAGGCCCGCGCCGACGCGGTGCGGGACGAACTCACCGGGCTCGGGGTGCGCGACGTCACCGCCCTCGGCAAGGGCGTGGCCGTGGGCTGCCCGGGAGCCCGGGGAGAGCTGACCACGAAACAGAAACTGCAGTGCGACCGCCGGGTCGACATTCGGGTCGTCCGGTGA